One stretch of Arachis duranensis cultivar V14167 chromosome 1, aradu.V14167.gnm2.J7QH, whole genome shotgun sequence DNA includes these proteins:
- the LOC127741517 gene encoding uncharacterized protein At1g76070-like has protein sequence MMMEKISKLKNKLFKFFLTQPVVASMALQNPTMSPNNSVSKRGCRSHHGFKVSIVPKEVRRKHRSASFRSNNEPSSPKVSCMGEVKCKKKRMALKQKSVEETIITKRNDDVPCEEKKGKVLLWIFKGQKQSGGNKGFVLEEKAQENSQVIAAPSLGAMKKFKGGRGSLRDFDVTITKRC, from the coding sequence ATGATGATGGAGAAAATCTCCAAATTGAAGAACAAGTTGTTCAAGTTTTTTCTTACACAACCTGTAGTAGCTTCAATGGCACTTCAAAATCCAACAATGAGTCCCAACAATAGTGTATCCAAAAGGGGTTGTAGATCACACCATGGATTCAAGGTTTCAATAGTTCCAAAGGAAGTTAGAAGAAAGCATAGGAGTGCAAGCTTTAGGTCAAATAATGAACCATCATCTCCTAAGGTATCATGCATGGGAGAAGTTAagtgcaagaagaagagaatggcCCTCAAACAGAAAAGTGTTGAAGAGACTATTATAACCAAAAGGAATGATGATGTTCCATGTGAAGAAAAGAAGGGCAAGGTTCTTCTTTGGATCTTCAAGGGTCAAAAGCAAAGTGGTGGGAATAAAGGGTTTGTGTTAGAAGAGAAGGCACAAGAAAATTCACAGGTAATAGCAGCACCATCATTGGGTGCCATGAAGAAGTTTAAAGGTGGTAGAGGGTCACTGAGAGATTTTGATGTTACAATTACTAAAAGgtgttaa